In Methanosarcina barkeri MS, a single window of DNA contains:
- a CDS encoding transposase, whose protein sequence is MIQDSTIVRLHSSLADKFPAARSRTVVAGIKVGVMVSAVANGPRTVALYSEKTAEIKTLKIGPRIKDRILLVDLGFYKTQMFARVEENGGYFVSRIRKNMDPIVLFQSMKEYQKQSAKISWRKLVVNASNNLLENILI, encoded by the coding sequence ATCATTCAGGACAGTACAATTGTTCGTCTTCACTCCTCTTTAGCAGACAAGTTTCCAGCAGCAAGATCAAGAACAGTAGTCGCAGGCATAAAAGTAGGAGTTATGGTAAGTGCAGTTGCTAACGGACCTAGAACCGTTGCTCTGTACTCTGAAAAAACAGCTGAGATAAAGACATTAAAAATAGGTCCCCGGATCAAAGACCGTATTCTGCTTGTTGATCTTGGTTTTTACAAAACTCAAATGTTTGCAAGAGTTGAAGAAAATGGGGGATATTTTGTTTCAAGAATAAGGAAGAATATGGATCCTATTGTTTTGTTTCAATCGATGAAGGAATACCAAAAACAAAGTGCAAAGATTTCATGGAGAAAACTGGTAGTGAATGCATCAAACAACCTTCTAGAAAATATATTGATATAG